The Lycium barbarum isolate Lr01 chromosome 10, ASM1917538v2, whole genome shotgun sequence genome includes a region encoding these proteins:
- the LOC132615349 gene encoding uncharacterized protein LOC132615349 isoform X1, producing MEEETQEEEAGDLNVIHQYIDESTMDSEVTENSSYHTYEENNVDIAETEEHAKQPCQTKNDVESLDQPEHIAEEATETIPQLQEKTKTKGQCAATMGDSVLSAKRKSLSLSTRLSCNNDLSKFISRGKAKIPAQHNESVHYTPTTMKNRNYLIDRKQSTPRSLHMSINCSSRTGEMNKRSSPVIEKIVNSRLVRSITKTSTDRKAQETLTTASVNGISKHPHGNTQPEMRRTTAQLHHSFYRSRMVVGQSLSDIGSFRT from the exons ATGGAAGAAGAAACTCAGGAAGAAGAGGCAGGGGATCTGAACGTGATACATCAATATATTGATGAGTCCACAATGGACTCTGAGGTGACTGAGAATAGTAGTTATCATACATATGAAGAAAATAATGTAGACATTGCAGAAACTGAAGAACATGCCAAACAACCCTGTCAAACGAAAAATGATGTTGAGTCACTGGATCAGCCAGAACATATTGCAGAAGAGGCCACTGAGACTATACCCCAACTACAAGAGAAGACAAAAACCAAG GGTCAGTGTGCGGCTACTATGGGAGATTCTGTGTTGTCAGCAAAGAGGAAATCTTTATCCTTGAGCACTAGATTATCATGTAACAATGACTTGTCAAAGTTCATATCTCGCGGGAAAGCTAAAATACCTGCGCAACATAATGAGAGTGTTCACTATACTCCAACAACTATGAAGAATAGAAATTACTTGATCGATAGAAAGCAGTCAACTCCAAGATCTCTTCACATGTCGATCAACTGTTCTTCTCGCACTGGCGAAATGAACAAAAGGTCATCTCCAGTTATTGAGAAGATTGTGAATTCAAGACTTGTAAGATCCATCACCAAGACATCTACAGACAGAAAAGCTCAAGAGACTTTGACTACG GCATCTGTGAATGGGATATCAAAGCATCCTCATGGGAACACTCAACCAGAAATGAGAAG GACTACAGCACAGCTGCATCATTCATTCTATAGAAGCAGAATGGTAGTGGGTCAATCACTATCAGACATAGG TTCTTTCAGAACCTAG
- the LOC132615349 gene encoding uncharacterized protein LOC132615349 isoform X3 has protein sequence MEEETQEEEAGDLNVIHQYIDESTMDSEVTENSSYHTYEENNVDIAETEEHAKQPCQTKNDVESLDQPEHIAEEATETIPQLQEKTKTKGQCAATMGDSVLSAKRKSLSLSTRLSCNNDLSKFISRGKAKIPAQHNESVHYTPTTMKNRNYLIDRKQSTPRSLHMSINCSSRTGEMNKRSSPVIEKIVNSRLFTLFFAKCRHL, from the exons ATGGAAGAAGAAACTCAGGAAGAAGAGGCAGGGGATCTGAACGTGATACATCAATATATTGATGAGTCCACAATGGACTCTGAGGTGACTGAGAATAGTAGTTATCATACATATGAAGAAAATAATGTAGACATTGCAGAAACTGAAGAACATGCCAAACAACCCTGTCAAACGAAAAATGATGTTGAGTCACTGGATCAGCCAGAACATATTGCAGAAGAGGCCACTGAGACTATACCCCAACTACAAGAGAAGACAAAAACCAAG GGTCAGTGTGCGGCTACTATGGGAGATTCTGTGTTGTCAGCAAAGAGGAAATCTTTATCCTTGAGCACTAGATTATCATGTAACAATGACTTGTCAAAGTTCATATCTCGCGGGAAAGCTAAAATACCTGCGCAACATAATGAGAGTGTTCACTATACTCCAACAACTATGAAGAATAGAAATTACTTGATCGATAGAAAGCAGTCAACTCCAAGATCTCTTCACATGTCGATCAACTGTTCTTCTCGCACTGGCGAAATGAACAAAAGGTCATCTCCAGTTATTGAGAAGATTGTGAATTCAAGACTT TTCACTCTCTTTTTTGCAAAATGCAGGCATCTGTGA
- the LOC132615349 gene encoding uncharacterized protein LOC132615349 isoform X2: protein MEEETQEEEAGDLNVIHQYIDESTMDSEVTENSSYHTYEENNVDIAETEEHAKQPCQTKNDVESLDQPEHIAEEATETIPQLQEKTKTKGQCAATMGDSVLSAKRKSLSLSTRLSCNNDLSKFISRGKAKIPAQHNESVHYTPTTMKNRNYLIDRKQSTPRSLHMSINCSSRTGEMNKRSSPVIEKIVNSRLASVNGISKHPHGNTQPEMRRTTAQLHHSFYRSRMVVGQSLSDIGSFRT from the exons ATGGAAGAAGAAACTCAGGAAGAAGAGGCAGGGGATCTGAACGTGATACATCAATATATTGATGAGTCCACAATGGACTCTGAGGTGACTGAGAATAGTAGTTATCATACATATGAAGAAAATAATGTAGACATTGCAGAAACTGAAGAACATGCCAAACAACCCTGTCAAACGAAAAATGATGTTGAGTCACTGGATCAGCCAGAACATATTGCAGAAGAGGCCACTGAGACTATACCCCAACTACAAGAGAAGACAAAAACCAAG GGTCAGTGTGCGGCTACTATGGGAGATTCTGTGTTGTCAGCAAAGAGGAAATCTTTATCCTTGAGCACTAGATTATCATGTAACAATGACTTGTCAAAGTTCATATCTCGCGGGAAAGCTAAAATACCTGCGCAACATAATGAGAGTGTTCACTATACTCCAACAACTATGAAGAATAGAAATTACTTGATCGATAGAAAGCAGTCAACTCCAAGATCTCTTCACATGTCGATCAACTGTTCTTCTCGCACTGGCGAAATGAACAAAAGGTCATCTCCAGTTATTGAGAAGATTGTGAATTCAAGACTT GCATCTGTGAATGGGATATCAAAGCATCCTCATGGGAACACTCAACCAGAAATGAGAAG GACTACAGCACAGCTGCATCATTCATTCTATAGAAGCAGAATGGTAGTGGGTCAATCACTATCAGACATAGG TTCTTTCAGAACCTAG